The following coding sequences lie in one Monomorium pharaonis isolate MP-MQ-018 chromosome 1, ASM1337386v2, whole genome shotgun sequence genomic window:
- the LOC105833711 gene encoding deoxycytidylate deaminase, which translates to MAKTMCERNNSKRTSYIDWDEYFMAIAFLSAKRSKDPCTQVGACIVNSDKKIVGIGYNGMPTGCSDDEFPWNKGPHTSLDAKYLYVCHAEVNAVLNKNSSDVKDCMIYVALFPCNQCAKVIIQSGIKTVIYMSDKYAHKVETIAAKRMFDAAGVKYRQYIPKNQKIEINFSDINWTEMNQLPQTPTKSED; encoded by the exons ATGGCGAAAACAATGTGCGAACg aaataattctaAGAGAACGTCGTACATTGATTGGGATGAATATTTCATGGCTATTGCATTCCTTTCTGCAAAACGGAGTAAAGATCCTTGCACCCAGGTCGGCGCGTGTATCGTTAATagtgacaaaaaaattgttggaaTTGGATACAATGGAATGCCCACGGGATGCAGTGATGATGAGTTTCCTTGGAATAAGGGTCCCCACACTAGTTTAGATGCAAAATATCTTTATG TGTGTCATGCGGAAGTTAATGCAGTTCTCAATAAAAATTCCAGCGATGTTAAAGACTGCATGATATACGTTGCTTTATTCCCGTGCAACCAGTGCGCGAAAGTAATAATACAGTCTGGTATAAAAACTGTAATATACATGTCCGATAAATATGCTCATAAAGTTGAAACGATAGCTGCAAAAAGAATGTTTGATGCTGCAGGTGTAAAATATAG GCAATACATCCCAAAGAatcaaaaaatagaaattaatttcagcGATATTAACTGGACTGAGATGAACCAATTACCACAAACTCCAACAAAATcagaagattaa